In Balaenoptera musculus isolate JJ_BM4_2016_0621 chromosome 19, mBalMus1.pri.v3, whole genome shotgun sequence, one genomic interval encodes:
- the HAUS5 gene encoding HAUS augmin-like complex subunit 5 isoform X2, whose translation MELSQQARELGCWAAEEMEAPVAARAPESTLRRLCLGQGADIWAYVLRHVHSQRNVKTIRGNLLWYGHQDSPEACRKLKLEAAVAHLRAEILELDQSLELLERETEAQGDPWGWIDGQQIEVKESTDGRPCSSHRHGHGAGPTEHARHPASCSPPPGPSWGHAKTAAWAPRSHAAAAESAQAFAGHRELPPPRNLSPNCTPLPRKAKVDINFGPLTSAALSLEPVVLGDVRTACSLRTQFLQKLLMPRAKGGSIPTPRDDLFGTSYQQWLSSVETLLTNHPPGHVLAALEHLAAEREAEIQSLCSVDELQDTEIASSAPILSSQAPDQPNSSQPLPSMVHLIQEGWQSVAALVTQRGPLLKDHQILTRHLQGLMEDMERCTVGSSERQALVLGIRSSALWAELKALRAMSQELEEASGQRQLLLQELQAKQQRILHWRQLVEETQEQVRLLIKGNSASKTSLCRSPGEVLALVQQKVVPTSEMVAPQSQELLRCLEEEAQHLPHLLLGTLLRHSPEGLQPLPTVLPSIHQLHPASPRGSSLIVLSHTLGLPAGKAPELLLPKAASLRQDLLFLQDQRSLRCWYLLHMKTSLPPGPSTQGGSSRGKPPSPGSSAKACPCPSGSCAGSRPKAPCSSCADEAVAQKEVQSFAFVHPNTSLPLIRLLEESIAWMHQPIVSTHTCHPPSQAVLFFLSVALPLSYHPTKAKRMGYCGPHPT comes from the exons ATGGAGTTATCGCAGCAAGCGCGGGAACTGGGCTGCTGGGCGGCGGAAGAGATGGAGGCGCCCGTGGCCGCCCGGGCCCCGGAGTCGACGCTGCGCAG GCTGTGTCTGGGCCAGGGGGCCGATATCTGGGCCTACGTCTTGCGGCATGTGCACAGCCAGAG GAATGTCAAGACGATCCGGGGAAACCTGCTCTG GTATGGCCACCAGGACAGTCCAGAG GCCTGTCGGAAGCTGAAGCTGGAAGCCGCTGTTGCCCACCTGCGGGCAGAGATCCTGGAGTTAGACCAgagcctggagctgctggagcgagagactgaggctcagggtgaCCCATGGGGCTGGATAGATGGGCAGCAGATCGAGGTTAAGGAAAGTACTGATGGCCGCCCCTGTTCCTCTCACAGACATGGCCATGGAGCAGGCCCTACAGAGCATGCAAGACACCCAGCGTCGTGCTCTCCTCCTCCGGGCCCAAGCTGGGGCCATGCGAAGACAGCAGCGTGGGCTCCAAGGTCCCATGCAGCAGCTGCAGAATCAGCTCAAGCATTTGCAGGACATAGAGAG ctccctcctcccaggaACCTCAGCCCCAACTGCACTCCTCTCCCCAGGAAGGCCAAAGTGGATATAAACTTTGGACCCTTGACATCAGCAGCCCTGAGCCTGGAGCCTGTGGTCCTG GGCGATGTCCGAACGGCCTGCAGCCTCCGGACCCAGTTCCTGCAGAAGCTCCTGATGCCTCGGGCCAAGGGAGGCAGCATTCC AACCCCTCGAGATGATCTCTTTGGAACTTCCTACCAGCAGTGGCTTAGCTCAGTGGAG ACACTGCTGACAAACCACCCTCCGGGCCATGTCCTGGCTGCCTTGGAGCATCTGGCTGCAGAGCGGGAGGCAGAGATCCAGTCCCTGTGCAGTGTGGATGAGCTCCAAGATACAGAGATAGCCAG CTCGGCCCCTAttctcagctcccaggccccagaCCAGCCCAACTCCAGCCAGCCCCTGCCGTCCATGGTGCATCTCATCCAG GAGGGCTGGCAGTCTGTGGCTGCACTGGTCACCCAGCGGGGCCCCCTCCTGAAGGACCATCAAATCCTGACCCGGCATCTCCAGGGCCTGATGGAGGACATGGAGAGATGCACCGTGGGATCCAGCGAGAG GCAGGCATTGGTGCTGGGGATCCGGAGCTCTGCCCTGTGGGCAGAACTCAAGGCCCTGCGTGCCATGAGCCAGGAGCTAGAGGAGGCTTCTGGGCAGCGGCAGCTTCTGCTCCAGGAGCTACAGGCTAAACAGCAGCGAATCCTGCACTGGCGCCAACTGGTG GAGGAGACGCAGGAACAGGTCCGCCTGCTCATCAAGGGCAACTCAGCCAGCAAGACGAGCCTGTGCCGGAGCCCTGGGGAG GTGCTAGCTTTGGTTCAGCAAAAAGTGGTCCCCACATCTGAGATGGTAGCACCACAGAGCCAGGAGCTGCTTCGGTGTCTAGAGGAGGAAGCCCAGCATCTGCCCCATCTTCTGCTGGGCACCCTGCTGCGGCACAGCCCTGAAGG GTTGCAGCCCCTCCCTACGGTCCTGCCATCCATCCACCAGCTGCATCCTGCATCCCCAAGAGGCTCCAGCCTCATAGTGTTGAGCCACACACTGGGGCTGCCCGCAGGGAAG gcTCCGGAGCTGCTCCTCCCGAAGGCTGCCTCTCTTCGCCAGGACCTTCTGTTCCTCCAGGACCAGCGAAGTCTCCGATGCTGGTATCTGCTCCACATGAAGACCAGCCTGCCGCCAGGACCATCCACCCAGG GTGGGAGCAGCCGGGGCAAGCCGCCCTCTCCGGGGAGCTCTGCCAAGGCCTGTCCCTGCCCCAGTGGCAGCTGCGCTGGATCCAGGCCCAAGGCGCCCTGCAGCAGCTGTGCAGATGAAGCGGTGGCTCAAAAAGAAGTCCAGAGCTTCGCATTTGTTCACCCCAACACTTCACTTCCCTTAATAAGACTTTTGGAAGAAAGCATTGCCTGGATGCATCAGCCCATTGTCTCTACCCACACCTGCCATCCCCCTTCACAGGCTGTTCTGTTTTTCCTCTCAGTTGCCTTGCCACTGTCCTATCATCCCACTAAAGCCAAGAGAATGGGGTACTGTGGGCCCCACCCTACCTGA
- the HAUS5 gene encoding HAUS augmin-like complex subunit 5 isoform X1, giving the protein MELSQQARELGCWAAEEMEAPVAARAPESTLRRLCLGQGADIWAYVLRHVHSQRNVKTIRGNLLWYGHQDSPEACRKLKLEAAVAHLRAEILELDQSLELLERETEAQGDPWGWIDGQQIEVKESTDGRPCSSHRHGHGAGPTEHARHPASCSPPPGPSWGHAKTAAWAPRSHAAAAESAQAFAGHRELPPPRNLSPNCTPLPRKAKVDINFGPLTSAALSLEPVVLGDVRTACSLRTQFLQKLLMPRAKGGSIPTPRDDLFGTSYQQWLSSVETLLTNHPPGHVLAALEHLAAEREAEIQSLCSVDELQDTEIARAQARGQVSSLCSSAPILSSQAPDQPNSSQPLPSMVHLIQEGWQSVAALVTQRGPLLKDHQILTRHLQGLMEDMERCTVGSSERQALVLGIRSSALWAELKALRAMSQELEEASGQRQLLLQELQAKQQRILHWRQLVEETQEQVRLLIKGNSASKTSLCRSPGEVLALVQQKVVPTSEMVAPQSQELLRCLEEEAQHLPHLLLGTLLRHSPEGLQPLPTVLPSIHQLHPASPRGSSLIVLSHTLGLPAGKAPELLLPKAASLRQDLLFLQDQRSLRCWYLLHMKTSLPPGPSTQGGSSRGKPPSPGSSAKACPCPSGSCAGSRPKAPCSSCADEAVAQKEVQSFAFVHPNTSLPLIRLLEESIAWMHQPIVSTHTCHPPSQAVLFFLSVALPLSYHPTKAKRMGYCGPHPT; this is encoded by the exons ATGGAGTTATCGCAGCAAGCGCGGGAACTGGGCTGCTGGGCGGCGGAAGAGATGGAGGCGCCCGTGGCCGCCCGGGCCCCGGAGTCGACGCTGCGCAG GCTGTGTCTGGGCCAGGGGGCCGATATCTGGGCCTACGTCTTGCGGCATGTGCACAGCCAGAG GAATGTCAAGACGATCCGGGGAAACCTGCTCTG GTATGGCCACCAGGACAGTCCAGAG GCCTGTCGGAAGCTGAAGCTGGAAGCCGCTGTTGCCCACCTGCGGGCAGAGATCCTGGAGTTAGACCAgagcctggagctgctggagcgagagactgaggctcagggtgaCCCATGGGGCTGGATAGATGGGCAGCAGATCGAGGTTAAGGAAAGTACTGATGGCCGCCCCTGTTCCTCTCACAGACATGGCCATGGAGCAGGCCCTACAGAGCATGCAAGACACCCAGCGTCGTGCTCTCCTCCTCCGGGCCCAAGCTGGGGCCATGCGAAGACAGCAGCGTGGGCTCCAAGGTCCCATGCAGCAGCTGCAGAATCAGCTCAAGCATTTGCAGGACATAGAGAG ctccctcctcccaggaACCTCAGCCCCAACTGCACTCCTCTCCCCAGGAAGGCCAAAGTGGATATAAACTTTGGACCCTTGACATCAGCAGCCCTGAGCCTGGAGCCTGTGGTCCTG GGCGATGTCCGAACGGCCTGCAGCCTCCGGACCCAGTTCCTGCAGAAGCTCCTGATGCCTCGGGCCAAGGGAGGCAGCATTCC AACCCCTCGAGATGATCTCTTTGGAACTTCCTACCAGCAGTGGCTTAGCTCAGTGGAG ACACTGCTGACAAACCACCCTCCGGGCCATGTCCTGGCTGCCTTGGAGCATCTGGCTGCAGAGCGGGAGGCAGAGATCCAGTCCCTGTGCAGTGTGGATGAGCTCCAAGATACAGAGATAGCCAG GGCCCAGGCAAGGGGACAGGTCTCCTCTCTCTGCAGCTCGGCCCCTAttctcagctcccaggccccagaCCAGCCCAACTCCAGCCAGCCCCTGCCGTCCATGGTGCATCTCATCCAG GAGGGCTGGCAGTCTGTGGCTGCACTGGTCACCCAGCGGGGCCCCCTCCTGAAGGACCATCAAATCCTGACCCGGCATCTCCAGGGCCTGATGGAGGACATGGAGAGATGCACCGTGGGATCCAGCGAGAG GCAGGCATTGGTGCTGGGGATCCGGAGCTCTGCCCTGTGGGCAGAACTCAAGGCCCTGCGTGCCATGAGCCAGGAGCTAGAGGAGGCTTCTGGGCAGCGGCAGCTTCTGCTCCAGGAGCTACAGGCTAAACAGCAGCGAATCCTGCACTGGCGCCAACTGGTG GAGGAGACGCAGGAACAGGTCCGCCTGCTCATCAAGGGCAACTCAGCCAGCAAGACGAGCCTGTGCCGGAGCCCTGGGGAG GTGCTAGCTTTGGTTCAGCAAAAAGTGGTCCCCACATCTGAGATGGTAGCACCACAGAGCCAGGAGCTGCTTCGGTGTCTAGAGGAGGAAGCCCAGCATCTGCCCCATCTTCTGCTGGGCACCCTGCTGCGGCACAGCCCTGAAGG GTTGCAGCCCCTCCCTACGGTCCTGCCATCCATCCACCAGCTGCATCCTGCATCCCCAAGAGGCTCCAGCCTCATAGTGTTGAGCCACACACTGGGGCTGCCCGCAGGGAAG gcTCCGGAGCTGCTCCTCCCGAAGGCTGCCTCTCTTCGCCAGGACCTTCTGTTCCTCCAGGACCAGCGAAGTCTCCGATGCTGGTATCTGCTCCACATGAAGACCAGCCTGCCGCCAGGACCATCCACCCAGG GTGGGAGCAGCCGGGGCAAGCCGCCCTCTCCGGGGAGCTCTGCCAAGGCCTGTCCCTGCCCCAGTGGCAGCTGCGCTGGATCCAGGCCCAAGGCGCCCTGCAGCAGCTGTGCAGATGAAGCGGTGGCTCAAAAAGAAGTCCAGAGCTTCGCATTTGTTCACCCCAACACTTCACTTCCCTTAATAAGACTTTTGGAAGAAAGCATTGCCTGGATGCATCAGCCCATTGTCTCTACCCACACCTGCCATCCCCCTTCACAGGCTGTTCTGTTTTTCCTCTCAGTTGCCTTGCCACTGTCCTATCATCCCACTAAAGCCAAGAGAATGGGGTACTGTGGGCCCCACCCTACCTGA
- the HAUS5 gene encoding HAUS augmin-like complex subunit 5 isoform X6, protein MELSQQARELGCWAAEEMEAPVAARAPESTLRRLCLGQGADIWAYVLRHVHSQRNVKTIRGNLLWYGHQDSPEACRKLKLEAAVAHLRAEILELDQSLELLERETEAQDMAMEQALQSMQDTQRRALLLRAQAGAMRRQQRGLQGPMQQLQNQLKHLQDIERKAKVDINFGPLTSAALSLEPVVLGDVRTACSLRTQFLQKLLMPRAKGGSIPTPRDDLFGTSYQQWLSSVETLLTNHPPGHVLAALEHLAAEREAEIQSLCSVDELQDTEIARAQARGQVSSLCSSAPILSSQAPDQPNSSQPLPSMVHLIQEGWQSVAALVTQRGPLLKDHQILTRHLQGLMEDMERCTVGSSERQALVLGIRSSALWAELKALRAMSQELEEASGQRQLLLQELQAKQQRILHWRQLVEETQEQVRLLIKGNSASKTSLCRSPGEVLALVQQKVVPTSEMVAPQSQELLRCLEEEAQHLPHLLLGTLLRHSPEGLQPLPTVLPSIHQLHPASPRGSSLIVLSHTLGLPAGKAPELLLPKAASLRQDLLFLQDQRSLRCWYLLHMKTSLPPGPSTQGGSSRGKPPSPGSSAKACPCPSGSCAGSRPKAPCSSCADEAVAQKEVQSFAFVHPNTSLPLIRLLEESIAWMHQPIVSTHTCHPPSQAVLFFLSVALPLSYHPTKAKRMGYCGPHPT, encoded by the exons ATGGAGTTATCGCAGCAAGCGCGGGAACTGGGCTGCTGGGCGGCGGAAGAGATGGAGGCGCCCGTGGCCGCCCGGGCCCCGGAGTCGACGCTGCGCAG GCTGTGTCTGGGCCAGGGGGCCGATATCTGGGCCTACGTCTTGCGGCATGTGCACAGCCAGAG GAATGTCAAGACGATCCGGGGAAACCTGCTCTG GTATGGCCACCAGGACAGTCCAGAG GCCTGTCGGAAGCTGAAGCTGGAAGCCGCTGTTGCCCACCTGCGGGCAGAGATCCTGGAGTTAGACCAgagcctggagctgctggagcgagagactgaggctcagg ACATGGCCATGGAGCAGGCCCTACAGAGCATGCAAGACACCCAGCGTCGTGCTCTCCTCCTCCGGGCCCAAGCTGGGGCCATGCGAAGACAGCAGCGTGGGCTCCAAGGTCCCATGCAGCAGCTGCAGAATCAGCTCAAGCATTTGCAGGACATAGAGAG GAAGGCCAAAGTGGATATAAACTTTGGACCCTTGACATCAGCAGCCCTGAGCCTGGAGCCTGTGGTCCTG GGCGATGTCCGAACGGCCTGCAGCCTCCGGACCCAGTTCCTGCAGAAGCTCCTGATGCCTCGGGCCAAGGGAGGCAGCATTCC AACCCCTCGAGATGATCTCTTTGGAACTTCCTACCAGCAGTGGCTTAGCTCAGTGGAG ACACTGCTGACAAACCACCCTCCGGGCCATGTCCTGGCTGCCTTGGAGCATCTGGCTGCAGAGCGGGAGGCAGAGATCCAGTCCCTGTGCAGTGTGGATGAGCTCCAAGATACAGAGATAGCCAG GGCCCAGGCAAGGGGACAGGTCTCCTCTCTCTGCAGCTCGGCCCCTAttctcagctcccaggccccagaCCAGCCCAACTCCAGCCAGCCCCTGCCGTCCATGGTGCATCTCATCCAG GAGGGCTGGCAGTCTGTGGCTGCACTGGTCACCCAGCGGGGCCCCCTCCTGAAGGACCATCAAATCCTGACCCGGCATCTCCAGGGCCTGATGGAGGACATGGAGAGATGCACCGTGGGATCCAGCGAGAG GCAGGCATTGGTGCTGGGGATCCGGAGCTCTGCCCTGTGGGCAGAACTCAAGGCCCTGCGTGCCATGAGCCAGGAGCTAGAGGAGGCTTCTGGGCAGCGGCAGCTTCTGCTCCAGGAGCTACAGGCTAAACAGCAGCGAATCCTGCACTGGCGCCAACTGGTG GAGGAGACGCAGGAACAGGTCCGCCTGCTCATCAAGGGCAACTCAGCCAGCAAGACGAGCCTGTGCCGGAGCCCTGGGGAG GTGCTAGCTTTGGTTCAGCAAAAAGTGGTCCCCACATCTGAGATGGTAGCACCACAGAGCCAGGAGCTGCTTCGGTGTCTAGAGGAGGAAGCCCAGCATCTGCCCCATCTTCTGCTGGGCACCCTGCTGCGGCACAGCCCTGAAGG GTTGCAGCCCCTCCCTACGGTCCTGCCATCCATCCACCAGCTGCATCCTGCATCCCCAAGAGGCTCCAGCCTCATAGTGTTGAGCCACACACTGGGGCTGCCCGCAGGGAAG gcTCCGGAGCTGCTCCTCCCGAAGGCTGCCTCTCTTCGCCAGGACCTTCTGTTCCTCCAGGACCAGCGAAGTCTCCGATGCTGGTATCTGCTCCACATGAAGACCAGCCTGCCGCCAGGACCATCCACCCAGG GTGGGAGCAGCCGGGGCAAGCCGCCCTCTCCGGGGAGCTCTGCCAAGGCCTGTCCCTGCCCCAGTGGCAGCTGCGCTGGATCCAGGCCCAAGGCGCCCTGCAGCAGCTGTGCAGATGAAGCGGTGGCTCAAAAAGAAGTCCAGAGCTTCGCATTTGTTCACCCCAACACTTCACTTCCCTTAATAAGACTTTTGGAAGAAAGCATTGCCTGGATGCATCAGCCCATTGTCTCTACCCACACCTGCCATCCCCCTTCACAGGCTGTTCTGTTTTTCCTCTCAGTTGCCTTGCCACTGTCCTATCATCCCACTAAAGCCAAGAGAATGGGGTACTGTGGGCCCCACCCTACCTGA
- the HAUS5 gene encoding HAUS augmin-like complex subunit 5 isoform X5, which translates to MELSQQARELGCWAAEEMEAPVAARAPESTLRRLCLGQGADIWAYVLRHVHSQRNVKTIRGNLLWYGHQDSPEACRKLKLEAAVAHLRAEILELDQSLELLERETEAQGDPWGWIDGQQIEVKESTDGRPCSSHRHGHGAGPTEHARHPASCSPPPGPSWGHAKTAAWAPRSHAAAAESAQAFAGHREEGQSGYKLWTLDISSPEPGACGPGRCPNGLQPPDPVPAEAPDASGQGRQHSTLLTNHPPGHVLAALEHLAAEREAEIQSLCSVDELQDTEIARAQARGQVSSLCSSAPILSSQAPDQPNSSQPLPSMVHLIQEGWQSVAALVTQRGPLLKDHQILTRHLQGLMEDMERCTVGSSERQALVLGIRSSALWAELKALRAMSQELEEASGQRQLLLQELQAKQQRILHWRQLVEETQEQVRLLIKGNSASKTSLCRSPGEVLALVQQKVVPTSEMVAPQSQELLRCLEEEAQHLPHLLLGTLLRHSPEGLQPLPTVLPSIHQLHPASPRGSSLIVLSHTLGLPAGKAPELLLPKAASLRQDLLFLQDQRSLRCWYLLHMKTSLPPGPSTQGGSSRGKPPSPGSSAKACPCPSGSCAGSRPKAPCSSCADEAVAQKEVQSFAFVHPNTSLPLIRLLEESIAWMHQPIVSTHTCHPPSQAVLFFLSVALPLSYHPTKAKRMGYCGPHPT; encoded by the exons ATGGAGTTATCGCAGCAAGCGCGGGAACTGGGCTGCTGGGCGGCGGAAGAGATGGAGGCGCCCGTGGCCGCCCGGGCCCCGGAGTCGACGCTGCGCAG GCTGTGTCTGGGCCAGGGGGCCGATATCTGGGCCTACGTCTTGCGGCATGTGCACAGCCAGAG GAATGTCAAGACGATCCGGGGAAACCTGCTCTG GTATGGCCACCAGGACAGTCCAGAG GCCTGTCGGAAGCTGAAGCTGGAAGCCGCTGTTGCCCACCTGCGGGCAGAGATCCTGGAGTTAGACCAgagcctggagctgctggagcgagagactgaggctcagggtgaCCCATGGGGCTGGATAGATGGGCAGCAGATCGAGGTTAAGGAAAGTACTGATGGCCGCCCCTGTTCCTCTCACAGACATGGCCATGGAGCAGGCCCTACAGAGCATGCAAGACACCCAGCGTCGTGCTCTCCTCCTCCGGGCCCAAGCTGGGGCCATGCGAAGACAGCAGCGTGGGCTCCAAGGTCCCATGCAGCAGCTGCAGAATCAGCTCAAGCATTTGCAGGACATAGAGAG GAAGGCCAAAGTGGATATAAACTTTGGACCCTTGACATCAGCAGCCCTGAGCCTGGAGCCTGTGGTCCTG GGCGATGTCCGAACGGCCTGCAGCCTCCGGACCCAGTTCCTGCAGAAGCTCCTGATGCCTCGGGCCAAGGGAGGCAGCATTCC ACACTGCTGACAAACCACCCTCCGGGCCATGTCCTGGCTGCCTTGGAGCATCTGGCTGCAGAGCGGGAGGCAGAGATCCAGTCCCTGTGCAGTGTGGATGAGCTCCAAGATACAGAGATAGCCAG GGCCCAGGCAAGGGGACAGGTCTCCTCTCTCTGCAGCTCGGCCCCTAttctcagctcccaggccccagaCCAGCCCAACTCCAGCCAGCCCCTGCCGTCCATGGTGCATCTCATCCAG GAGGGCTGGCAGTCTGTGGCTGCACTGGTCACCCAGCGGGGCCCCCTCCTGAAGGACCATCAAATCCTGACCCGGCATCTCCAGGGCCTGATGGAGGACATGGAGAGATGCACCGTGGGATCCAGCGAGAG GCAGGCATTGGTGCTGGGGATCCGGAGCTCTGCCCTGTGGGCAGAACTCAAGGCCCTGCGTGCCATGAGCCAGGAGCTAGAGGAGGCTTCTGGGCAGCGGCAGCTTCTGCTCCAGGAGCTACAGGCTAAACAGCAGCGAATCCTGCACTGGCGCCAACTGGTG GAGGAGACGCAGGAACAGGTCCGCCTGCTCATCAAGGGCAACTCAGCCAGCAAGACGAGCCTGTGCCGGAGCCCTGGGGAG GTGCTAGCTTTGGTTCAGCAAAAAGTGGTCCCCACATCTGAGATGGTAGCACCACAGAGCCAGGAGCTGCTTCGGTGTCTAGAGGAGGAAGCCCAGCATCTGCCCCATCTTCTGCTGGGCACCCTGCTGCGGCACAGCCCTGAAGG GTTGCAGCCCCTCCCTACGGTCCTGCCATCCATCCACCAGCTGCATCCTGCATCCCCAAGAGGCTCCAGCCTCATAGTGTTGAGCCACACACTGGGGCTGCCCGCAGGGAAG gcTCCGGAGCTGCTCCTCCCGAAGGCTGCCTCTCTTCGCCAGGACCTTCTGTTCCTCCAGGACCAGCGAAGTCTCCGATGCTGGTATCTGCTCCACATGAAGACCAGCCTGCCGCCAGGACCATCCACCCAGG GTGGGAGCAGCCGGGGCAAGCCGCCCTCTCCGGGGAGCTCTGCCAAGGCCTGTCCCTGCCCCAGTGGCAGCTGCGCTGGATCCAGGCCCAAGGCGCCCTGCAGCAGCTGTGCAGATGAAGCGGTGGCTCAAAAAGAAGTCCAGAGCTTCGCATTTGTTCACCCCAACACTTCACTTCCCTTAATAAGACTTTTGGAAGAAAGCATTGCCTGGATGCATCAGCCCATTGTCTCTACCCACACCTGCCATCCCCCTTCACAGGCTGTTCTGTTTTTCCTCTCAGTTGCCTTGCCACTGTCCTATCATCCCACTAAAGCCAAGAGAATGGGGTACTGTGGGCCCCACCCTACCTGA
- the HAUS5 gene encoding HAUS augmin-like complex subunit 5 isoform X3 — translation MELSQQARELGCWAAEEMEAPVAARAPESTLRRLCLGQGADIWAYVLRHVHSQRNVKTIRGNLLWYGHQDSPEACRKLKLEAAVAHLRAEILELDQSLELLERETEAQGDPWGWIDGQQIEVKESTDGRPCSSHRHGHGAGPTEHARHPASCSPPPGPSWGHAKTAAWAPRSHAAAAESAQAFAGHRELPPPRNLSPNCTPLPRKAKVDINFGPLTSAALSLEPVVLGDVRTACSLRTQFLQKLLMPRAKGGSIPTPRDDLFGTSYQQWLSSVETLLTNHPPGHVLAALEHLAAEREAEIQSLCSVDELQDTEIASSQAPDQPNSSQPLPSMVHLIQEGWQSVAALVTQRGPLLKDHQILTRHLQGLMEDMERCTVGSSERQALVLGIRSSALWAELKALRAMSQELEEASGQRQLLLQELQAKQQRILHWRQLVEETQEQVRLLIKGNSASKTSLCRSPGEVLALVQQKVVPTSEMVAPQSQELLRCLEEEAQHLPHLLLGTLLRHSPEGLQPLPTVLPSIHQLHPASPRGSSLIVLSHTLGLPAGKAPELLLPKAASLRQDLLFLQDQRSLRCWYLLHMKTSLPPGPSTQGGSSRGKPPSPGSSAKACPCPSGSCAGSRPKAPCSSCADEAVAQKEVQSFAFVHPNTSLPLIRLLEESIAWMHQPIVSTHTCHPPSQAVLFFLSVALPLSYHPTKAKRMGYCGPHPT, via the exons ATGGAGTTATCGCAGCAAGCGCGGGAACTGGGCTGCTGGGCGGCGGAAGAGATGGAGGCGCCCGTGGCCGCCCGGGCCCCGGAGTCGACGCTGCGCAG GCTGTGTCTGGGCCAGGGGGCCGATATCTGGGCCTACGTCTTGCGGCATGTGCACAGCCAGAG GAATGTCAAGACGATCCGGGGAAACCTGCTCTG GTATGGCCACCAGGACAGTCCAGAG GCCTGTCGGAAGCTGAAGCTGGAAGCCGCTGTTGCCCACCTGCGGGCAGAGATCCTGGAGTTAGACCAgagcctggagctgctggagcgagagactgaggctcagggtgaCCCATGGGGCTGGATAGATGGGCAGCAGATCGAGGTTAAGGAAAGTACTGATGGCCGCCCCTGTTCCTCTCACAGACATGGCCATGGAGCAGGCCCTACAGAGCATGCAAGACACCCAGCGTCGTGCTCTCCTCCTCCGGGCCCAAGCTGGGGCCATGCGAAGACAGCAGCGTGGGCTCCAAGGTCCCATGCAGCAGCTGCAGAATCAGCTCAAGCATTTGCAGGACATAGAGAG ctccctcctcccaggaACCTCAGCCCCAACTGCACTCCTCTCCCCAGGAAGGCCAAAGTGGATATAAACTTTGGACCCTTGACATCAGCAGCCCTGAGCCTGGAGCCTGTGGTCCTG GGCGATGTCCGAACGGCCTGCAGCCTCCGGACCCAGTTCCTGCAGAAGCTCCTGATGCCTCGGGCCAAGGGAGGCAGCATTCC AACCCCTCGAGATGATCTCTTTGGAACTTCCTACCAGCAGTGGCTTAGCTCAGTGGAG ACACTGCTGACAAACCACCCTCCGGGCCATGTCCTGGCTGCCTTGGAGCATCTGGCTGCAGAGCGGGAGGCAGAGATCCAGTCCCTGTGCAGTGTGGATGAGCTCCAAGATACAGAGATAGCCAG ctcccaggccccagaCCAGCCCAACTCCAGCCAGCCCCTGCCGTCCATGGTGCATCTCATCCAG GAGGGCTGGCAGTCTGTGGCTGCACTGGTCACCCAGCGGGGCCCCCTCCTGAAGGACCATCAAATCCTGACCCGGCATCTCCAGGGCCTGATGGAGGACATGGAGAGATGCACCGTGGGATCCAGCGAGAG GCAGGCATTGGTGCTGGGGATCCGGAGCTCTGCCCTGTGGGCAGAACTCAAGGCCCTGCGTGCCATGAGCCAGGAGCTAGAGGAGGCTTCTGGGCAGCGGCAGCTTCTGCTCCAGGAGCTACAGGCTAAACAGCAGCGAATCCTGCACTGGCGCCAACTGGTG GAGGAGACGCAGGAACAGGTCCGCCTGCTCATCAAGGGCAACTCAGCCAGCAAGACGAGCCTGTGCCGGAGCCCTGGGGAG GTGCTAGCTTTGGTTCAGCAAAAAGTGGTCCCCACATCTGAGATGGTAGCACCACAGAGCCAGGAGCTGCTTCGGTGTCTAGAGGAGGAAGCCCAGCATCTGCCCCATCTTCTGCTGGGCACCCTGCTGCGGCACAGCCCTGAAGG GTTGCAGCCCCTCCCTACGGTCCTGCCATCCATCCACCAGCTGCATCCTGCATCCCCAAGAGGCTCCAGCCTCATAGTGTTGAGCCACACACTGGGGCTGCCCGCAGGGAAG gcTCCGGAGCTGCTCCTCCCGAAGGCTGCCTCTCTTCGCCAGGACCTTCTGTTCCTCCAGGACCAGCGAAGTCTCCGATGCTGGTATCTGCTCCACATGAAGACCAGCCTGCCGCCAGGACCATCCACCCAGG GTGGGAGCAGCCGGGGCAAGCCGCCCTCTCCGGGGAGCTCTGCCAAGGCCTGTCCCTGCCCCAGTGGCAGCTGCGCTGGATCCAGGCCCAAGGCGCCCTGCAGCAGCTGTGCAGATGAAGCGGTGGCTCAAAAAGAAGTCCAGAGCTTCGCATTTGTTCACCCCAACACTTCACTTCCCTTAATAAGACTTTTGGAAGAAAGCATTGCCTGGATGCATCAGCCCATTGTCTCTACCCACACCTGCCATCCCCCTTCACAGGCTGTTCTGTTTTTCCTCTCAGTTGCCTTGCCACTGTCCTATCATCCCACTAAAGCCAAGAGAATGGGGTACTGTGGGCCCCACCCTACCTGA